aagcgatatactaattaaaacattaatttttaacgaTGTCGATGTGGCAACCCATGTAGAAGTCTACTTGCACTTCATGTTGATATGatgctatttattttatatgtcacatcaataaataatctaaaattataaaaatattcaaaaaaatccacgatataaaatataaaaagttcataatttttaaaaacacatgAAGTACATGTGAATTGTCATGCGAGCTgccatatttaaaatttgacattttaatctgtatttctattaaaaatagtaattcaacttgtttaaaaatgttgagggccaaatttagttaaaagaaaagggttaatttgacaaaaaaagttaaaggactaaagttatgattttatttttcctttgtaaTATATACAGGCAATATATGAAAGGATGATGCTTTAATAtcttaagaaataaaaaaggtacttttttcatttttttcttatttatttttaaaatattttcacccAAAGGCTGTAATTTGTAAATCTTGCAATTTTAAGacaatgatattaaaattttacaatttaattataattataaaaaagggaaaaaataacaAAGGGAAAACAAAAGGAAGCTTTTTCAAAGCAACATTAAAgaatcaaactttaaaaatgaaaaattgaaaaaaaaaaaaaccttctttCGAAAACTGTGAAAAAGACCTCTCTTTCTCTAGACCTTGCATTATTTGCATTTATTTGCGTTCATCCAATGGtataaatctaaaaagaaaaaaaaaagagaaaaaaagaaaagcaaatccCATCAATCAGCTACCTTTTGATCGATCAAGGAATCTGATCATCAATCCAAAAACAGATTGATAGCCGTTGGATTTGATGACTCCTATGTTGACATGTCGCCGGCGTTAATAGACCCCGGAGGAGCTTCTTATTCAACCCCCAATGGTCAGGTTTCTTCTGGTCCTTTTACATTGAATTCATTTGGGTCTTTTTCTGTTTCTCAATCGAAATTTTCACAAGAAAAGATGAACCCATCTTCTAGTTTTGGATTTGGAAGCGATTTTAATTCTGGGTTTTCGGATTCCAACCCGAATAATCCCGATTTTAGCTTCAATACGCCGTCCACACAACGACCATCGGCCGGCCTTGCTAGGCCAAGGCTTGTTAAAATTAGAAAGCAATTGAATTCCCATAATTTGAAATCTTCAGGCGATTTAGGAATTCGGTTAGGGCCGGGTTTTAATCCATTTCGGCCTGTGTCCGGTGTTCCAGGCCCGGGTGGGAATTTAGAGGGAGGAGTTGTGGAAGAAATGAGGAATTTGAGAATTGGGAAAGGTTGTGGTTTAGGTGATCAAAGTTTAGTTTTTAAGCTTCCGGACGAGTTAAGGAAGTTGAACATCGAGGACGGTTCCAAGGGTAATTGGAGCAATGTGAATGATAGCAACGTAGGTGGTTATCTTGGAGAAGGTGTGGAAACTGGAAAACTTCCGGATGAGTTGCAGAGCAAGTTGAATATTAAAGGCGGTGAGGATTTTGTTGATGGAAGTAAGAAGGTATTCGTATTTACGGGCGGAAAAGGTAGTGATTCTTTGGTCGGAAGCTCAACAGATGCTGTTCGAGATAGGATCAAGAATTTGAATATAAAGGGGTCCGATGATAGTAAAACGAATGAGAAGACAGGTGAAAAGTCTGGTCATCTTGGTGGGGAAAGAGAGAAGGTATTGTCAACTGAGATGGAGAGGAAATTGAATATTAAGAGTGTTTCGGGAGATTCTACTGCTCAAACTGACAAGggattttcttcttcacaaatatTTGGAAATGATGTACGAACTGAAAAGTTGGATGATAAGAAGCTCGAAGAGTTCAGTAATTCTCTACATAAAGAATCTGTTTTCCAGGCAGCAACATCGGGTTTGTATCCAAGTGATATTAGACCTGGTGAAGCTGCAGCATCATCAACTCTGTTTTCATCTACTACAATGCATTTCCAGCCCGGTGCAAATTCCTTTGGCTCGACTTCTAGTAAACCAGAAAAGAAGGATGGGTTTGGTTTTACGGCCAAACAAGATACTATAGATACACCCTTTGTAGAATTCAAAACTCCTCATTCACAGGCAAATATGTTCTttggattaaataaaaaattagaatttagtgCAAAGAAAGAAACCAGTAAAACCACAAAAGtcaagaaaaggaaaggaaagttgAAGCAATCTACACCAGTCCAGCTACGGCATGGACCAGATTTTGTTTCTAGTAAAACTGGTGCTTGGGATAATGCAGATGCTTCGGAGTATTCACCAATGGATGTCTCACCATATCAAGAAACCCTAGCTGATACTCGATGTTCAAGAGAATCTTCCGTAGTTTCGGATGAGTCACAACCAGTAGTTCCCAATGATGCAATAGATGAGGATCTGGTTACTGCAACACAACATATGGATATAAAAGGAAGTGagaaagatgaaataaaaatggaggGTTATGGAGATGTTTTCAATAAAGCTGTTGCTACTAAAGCTCCTCAAGAAGATTCTGTATCAGGGGCTGAAACTGAAAGCTTTATATCTGCAGTTGAGGAGATAGATGATAACAGTGATATTGCTCTTAGTTCAGCTGAAAAGGAAGTCACTTCGAGATTGAATATCGAGAGGCAAGATAGTGACACTCAGATGTACTTTTCTTCCACTTCTAATTCAGAACATATAAGTGGGTGTGACTTCACCTTTGCTGCGTCTTCTTCAGCTCAAAGTCAACTATCATCACCAACACGCTATCACCGAAAGAAGAATTCGgctaaaatttcttttgataCTCCTTATTCCGGTTCAAATGTGAGAATTCCTTGTGCATCGTCTTCTGCACAGTTTTCTCCTTACCCTGGAGCTTCAGTGCATTTATCTCCCCTACAAGGTCAAAAAACAGATTTATCTACTCTGCAAAGCAACGTTGGAGGGAATTCTATGCTGAACAAAGGACCGGAGATCAAGCATGATTCTAATTTGACTGGTGCAAGCACTGCAGCTCAGGAATCATGTGAAAAGTGGCGATTAAggttattattagtttttgataAATTACCTTCATTCTTTTAAAACATATTGTTTCCAAGTAGATTAATAATTTGTAAGTTCTCATagaggtaaaagtaccatggaggcctgtgtactaggagtcaaattgcattttgccccctctactaaaaaacTGGACAAATTACTccctgtacattagatcaaagataaAACTGGTTTGGTTGACGAAATAACCAGATAATTACATGTGGCATGCCATGCATACCTCATCTTGACAGACagggaccaatttttaacaataaaaatggatgaaaattttaacagaaggaCTAGCTTGCTCTTTGATCTTATGTATAGGactaatttagtcaatttttttagtagtgggaataaaatgcaatctaacgtatagtacaagggcctccatggtacttttaccttcTCATAGATCATACTTGGTCCATCTTGTAATTTGGTGATGATACCTCCACTGATAAATCCATTTTGTATATACCAGGGGAAACCAAGCCTATGCGAATGGAGATTCATCCAAAGCTGAGGAATATTATACACAAGGGATAAGTTGTATTCCTGAGAGTGAGACATCTAAAAGCTGCCTTCGAGCATTGATGCTGTGCTATAGCAACCGTGCAGCTACACGAATGTCTCTTGGAAGAATGAAAGATGCACTAGGAGATTGCATGATGGCCATGGCAATAGATCCCAACTTTTCAAGGGTTCAACTTAGAGCAGCTAAGTAAGGCTCctcatttgtttcattttctttaatttaagtCACTGCTGCTCTGGAATTGTGTATAATTCTGTATTTCCGTTTCAACTTTATAAATTCCTTATATACACTGTAGTTATTaaagattgaattttttttttttaagtctttGTTGCATGAGAATTTATAAGTATTTGTTTCAGATTACTGACTATGCTTTCCATTTCCTACATACACATTTCTCTGTGGAGCCAATATTGCTCTGCATTGTTATCCAGTTATCATTGTTAGGCTGTTGgttttgtaattaatttgcATTTCAGTGAACTGTTATTAGTTTGGTTCATGTTTGTTATCGGCTTTCTCGTAGCTCCCCTAACCCTGgcttgattttttcttttccttctagTTGCTACCTTGCCCTTGGGGAAGTTGAGAACTCAATGCGATACTTCAGGAAGTGCTTGCAATCTGGAACTGATGTTTATGTGGACCGAAAAATTGCATTAGAAGCCTCTGATGGCCTACAAAAGACACAGGTGCTTATTGTTATACACACACATGActaaatttaggtttatttgaGGTGATGATAATGTGACTGATGAGTTCCTCTTTGACAGAAAGTGTCTGAATGCATGCACCAATCTACCGAACTTTTGCAAAGAAGAACATCTGATGGTGGC
The nucleotide sequence above comes from Gossypium raimondii isolate GPD5lz chromosome 13, ASM2569854v1, whole genome shotgun sequence. Encoded proteins:
- the LOC105782939 gene encoding uncharacterized protein LOC105782939; the encoded protein is MSPALIDPGGASYSTPNGQVSSGPFTLNSFGSFSVSQSKFSQEKMNPSSSFGFGSDFNSGFSDSNPNNPDFSFNTPSTQRPSAGLARPRLVKIRKQLNSHNLKSSGDLGIRLGPGFNPFRPVSGVPGPGGNLEGGVVEEMRNLRIGKGCGLGDQSLVFKLPDELRKLNIEDGSKGNWSNVNDSNVGGYLGEGVETGKLPDELQSKLNIKGGEDFVDGSKKVFVFTGGKGSDSLVGSSTDAVRDRIKNLNIKGSDDSKTNEKTGEKSGHLGGEREKVLSTEMERKLNIKSVSGDSTAQTDKGFSSSQIFGNDVRTEKLDDKKLEEFSNSLHKESVFQAATSGLYPSDIRPGEAAASSTLFSSTTMHFQPGANSFGSTSSKPEKKDGFGFTAKQDTIDTPFVEFKTPHSQANMFFGLNKKLEFSAKKETSKTTKVKKRKGKLKQSTPVQLRHGPDFVSSKTGAWDNADASEYSPMDVSPYQETLADTRCSRESSVVSDESQPVVPNDAIDEDLVTATQHMDIKGSEKDEIKMEGYGDVFNKAVATKAPQEDSVSGAETESFISAVEEIDDNSDIALSSAEKEVTSRLNIERQDSDTQMYFSSTSNSEHISGCDFTFAASSSAQSQLSSPTRYHRKKNSAKISFDTPYSGSNVRIPCASSSAQFSPYPGASVHLSPLQGQKTDLSTLQSNVGGNSMLNKGPEIKHDSNLTGASTAAQESCEKWRLRGNQAYANGDSSKAEEYYTQGISCIPESETSKSCLRALMLCYSNRAATRMSLGRMKDALGDCMMAMAIDPNFSRVQLRAANCYLALGEVENSMRYFRKCLQSGTDVYVDRKIALEASDGLQKTQKVSECMHQSTELLQRRTSDGGESAVELIAEALKISMYSEKLLEMKAEALFILRKYEEVIQLCEKTFDSAEKNSLSFDSNGQIANLDSSSFLKDLTFRVWRCRMIFKSYFHLGKLEEAIAFLEKQEELQSSMYRDGSNSLESSIPLAATVRELLSHKAAGNKSFQSGRHLEAVEHYTAALSGNMESRPFSAICFCNRAAAYKALGQITDAIADCSLAIALNGNYLKAISRRATLYEMVRDYDQAASDIERFISLLMKQMEAKTNQIGTTDRPMNFANDLRQARLWLSEIEEEDKKEVPLDFYLILGVEPSVSAAEIKKAYRKSALRHHPDKAVQSLVRHENGDDRLWKEIREEAYKDADKLFKIIGEAYAILSDPIKRSRYDLEEESRNVQKKRTGATSRAATTDAQSYSVDRSRQHWREVRRSYGFSTSKASETTQSSRFY